In one window of Tubulanus polymorphus chromosome 3, tnTubPoly1.2, whole genome shotgun sequence DNA:
- the LOC141901658 gene encoding UDP-xylose and UDP-N-acetylglucosamine transporter-like: MPTKLSSKAIVGMAMVFMGCCTNVVFLEFLVKKFPGSGNIVTFFQFLFIAVEGFIFSVDFGRKQRAIPLKEYLKMVSLFWVVQVVNNYALNFNISMPLHMIFRAGSLMANLILGVILLKKSYPLMKYLSVLMISIGISICTIVSSKNVHHDEDSSEDGNFNEYMRWLIGIGMLLFALFMSARMGIFQECIYKAHGKHPNEALFYNHALPLPIFIFLAPDIKHHIELYNTSEPVDILGFVIPIMWLYLIGNVITQYICIKGVFILTTECESLIVTLVVTLRKFTSLIFSIIYFQNPFTIYHWIGTALVFGGTLIFTETFTKIRDAFIPPKRKKAD; the protein is encoded by the exons ATGCCAACAAAACTCAGTTCTAAGGCTATTGTTGGTATGGCCATGGTGTTTATGGGTTGTTGCACCAACGTCGTTTTCTTGGAGTTTTTAGTGAA AAAATTCCCAGGTAGTGGAAATATCGTCACTTTTTTCCAGTTTCTGTTCATAGCAGTTGAAGGTTTTATCTTCAGCGTAGATTTCGGAAGAAAACAGAGAGCCATTCCATTGAA GGAGTATTTAAAGATGGTGTCACTGTTTTGGGTCGTTCAAGTTGTCAACAACTATGCATTGAATTTTAATATATCGATGCCATTACATATGATCTTCAGAGCG GGTAGTTTGATGGCTAATCTTATCCTGGGTGTTATCTTACTGAAAAAGAG cTATCCTcttatgaaatatctatctGTACTGATGATCAGTATTGGTATTAGTATTTGCACGATTGTCTCATCAAAAAATGTG cATCATGACGAAGATAGTTCGGAGGATGGAAACTTTAATGAATACATGCGATGGCTCATTG GAATCGGTATGCTGTTATTTGCATTGTTTATGTCGGCGCGTATGGGTATCTTTCAAGAGTGTATATATAAAGCTCATGGAAAGCATCCAAATGAAGCGTTGTTCTACAAT catGCTCTTCCTCTtccaattttcatatttcttgcACCTGATATTAAACATCATATCGAACTTTACAATACCTCAG AACCTGTTGATATTCTCGGCTTCGTGATACCAATCATGTGGCTTTATCTGATTGGCAATGTAATTACTCA ATACATTTGTATAAAAGGTGTATTTATTCTGACAACAGAATGCGAGTCTCTCATTGTTACTTTGGTTGTTACATTGAGAAAATTCACTAGCCTCATCTTCTCAATCATCTATTTCCAAAACCCATTCACTATCTACCACTGGATCGGTACTGCTCTAGTATTTGGTGGTACCCTGATATTCACAGAAACGTTTACCAAGATAAGAGATGCATTTATACCACCAAAACGCAAGAAGGCAGATTAA
- the LOC141901685 gene encoding uncharacterized protein LOC141901685, with product MAVKISGQIKFAGGEPESFPSGSFMTVKCEDTSLMDVAAVLLKHCTIDVSDYKKGKPLTYEMQVDPPADPRPEITMSCVINVGWKAQGHEWIRRGDYLNDTSHPIQFHATDPVIRHIEVIHYK from the coding sequence ATGGCGGTGAAAATTTCGGGACAAATAAAGTTCGCTGGAGGTGAACCGGAGTCCTTTCCCAGTGGCTCGTTTATGACCGTTAAATGTGAAGATACATCTCTGATGGACGTAGCGGCCGTATTACTTAAACACTGCACAATTGACGTGTCTGATTACAAGAAAGGGAAACCATTGACGTATGAGATGCAAGTCGATCCCCCAGCCGATCCCCGACCAGAGATTACAATGTCGTGTGTGATAAATGTCGGTTGGAAGGCCCAGGGACATGAGTGGATTCGCAGAGGAGATTACCTAAACGATACGTCACATCCGATACAGTTCCACGCCACTGACCCAGTCATTAGACATATTGAAGTGATTCATtataaataa